A window of the Bradyrhizobium ottawaense genome harbors these coding sequences:
- a CDS encoding cold-shock protein: MATGTVKWFNGQKGFGFIEPSDGSKDVFVHISAVERAGLGGLAEGQKVQFELKTDKMRGKVSAENLSLA, encoded by the coding sequence ATGGCTACGGGAACAGTGAAGTGGTTCAACGGTCAAAAGGGTTTCGGTTTCATTGAGCCGAGCGATGGCAGCAAGGATGTGTTCGTTCACATCTCCGCCGTCGAGCGCGCCGGTCTCGGCGGTCTGGCCGAAGGCCAGAAGGTTCAGTTCGAACTGAAGACCGACAAGATGCGTGGCAAGGTAAGCGCGGAAAACCTGTCGCTGGCCTAA
- the ribH gene encoding 6,7-dimethyl-8-ribityllumazine synthase, with amino-acid sequence MADARRAPLKDQTDIKGARALIVEARFYDDIQDALLEGAVAELKAAGVTHDVITVPGALEVPAAIAIAIDAAENNGKPYDAAIALGCVVRGDTIHFEIVSMESSRALMDLAVLRKFPLGNGIITVNTEAQAWARARASELNKGGDAARAALAMLRIKRRLARA; translated from the coding sequence ATGGCAGACGCACGGCGCGCACCGCTGAAAGACCAGACCGACATCAAAGGCGCGCGCGCGCTGATCGTCGAGGCGCGGTTCTATGACGATATTCAGGACGCGTTGCTGGAAGGCGCCGTCGCCGAGCTGAAGGCGGCCGGCGTGACGCATGACGTCATCACCGTTCCCGGCGCGCTGGAGGTTCCGGCCGCGATCGCAATTGCGATCGACGCTGCCGAAAATAACGGCAAGCCTTATGATGCGGCGATCGCGCTCGGCTGCGTGGTGCGCGGCGATACCATCCATTTCGAGATCGTCTCGATGGAATCCTCGCGCGCGCTGATGGACCTTGCGGTGTTGCGAAAATTCCCGCTCGGCAACGGCATCATCACCGTCAACACCGAGGCGCAGGCCTGGGCGCGGGCGCGGGCCAGCGAACTCAACAAGGGCGGCGACGCCGCGCGTGCGGCGCTGGCGATGCTGCGTATCAAGCGACGGCTGGCAAGGGCCTGA
- a CDS encoding glutathione S-transferase family protein, with the protein MPTLTLHHLNDSRSQRILWLLEELGTPYEMKRYQRDATTRLAPPELSKIHPLGKSPVITDGDVRIAESAAIVDYIIRRYGKGAMMPATGSADYEAYNEWLHYSEGSAMLPLMLNLYVGRLKEAGAPLHPRIDSEMANHLGYVDAALKGRDFFVGPSLTGADIQMSFVGEMAKVFDKLGPYPNLAAWLTRMHARPAFKRSVEKGGAYRFAT; encoded by the coding sequence ATTCCCACGCTCACGCTTCATCATCTCAACGACTCCCGTTCGCAGCGGATTCTGTGGCTGCTGGAAGAGCTGGGCACCCCCTATGAGATGAAGCGCTATCAGCGTGACGCCACGACGCGGCTGGCGCCGCCGGAGCTTTCGAAAATTCATCCGCTCGGCAAGTCGCCCGTCATCACCGACGGCGATGTCAGAATCGCGGAATCGGCCGCGATCGTCGATTACATCATTCGCCGTTATGGAAAGGGCGCGATGATGCCGGCCACCGGCAGTGCCGACTATGAGGCCTATAACGAGTGGCTGCATTATTCCGAAGGTTCGGCGATGCTGCCGCTGATGCTGAACCTCTATGTCGGCCGGTTGAAGGAAGCCGGCGCGCCATTGCATCCGCGCATCGACAGCGAGATGGCCAACCATCTCGGCTATGTCGACGCCGCGCTGAAGGGCCGTGACTTCTTCGTCGGCCCGTCGCTGACGGGCGCCGATATCCAGATGAGCTTTGTCGGCGAGATGGCAAAAGTGTTCGACAAGCTCGGACCGTATCCGAACCTCGCGGCCTGGCTGACGCGGATGCACGCGCGACCGGCCTTCAAACGTTCGGTCGAGAAGGGCGGGGCGTACCGGTTTGCGACCTGA
- the nrdR gene encoding transcriptional regulator NrdR, producing MRCPSCNSLDTQVKDSRPTEDSAVIRRRRVCIACNFRFTTFERVQLRELTVIKRNGRRVPFDRDKLVRSLQISLRKRPVDPERVEKMVSAIVRELESGGEAEVSSEAIGEIVMEHLRGLDDVAYVRFASVYRNFREAKDFEAVLGELSAEDDARVAMLRK from the coding sequence ATGCGCTGTCCGAGTTGCAACAGTCTCGATACCCAGGTGAAGGACTCGCGTCCGACCGAGGATTCGGCTGTGATCCGGCGGCGGCGGGTGTGCATCGCCTGCAATTTCCGCTTCACCACCTTCGAGCGCGTGCAGTTGCGCGAACTCACCGTGATCAAGCGCAACGGCCGAAGGGTGCCGTTCGACCGCGACAAGCTGGTCCGCTCGCTGCAGATCAGCCTGCGCAAGCGGCCGGTCGACCCTGAACGGGTCGAGAAGATGGTCTCGGCGATCGTGCGCGAACTCGAAAGCGGCGGCGAGGCGGAAGTCTCCTCAGAGGCGATCGGCGAGATCGTGATGGAGCATCTGCGCGGGCTCGACGACGTCGCCTATGTCCGCTTCGCCTCGGTCTATCGCAATTTTCGCGAGGCCAAGGACTTTGAAGCCGTGCTGGGCGAACTCTCCGCCGAAGACGACGCGCGGGTCGCCATGTTGCGCAAATGA
- a CDS encoding amidohydrolase: MKIDRRSARDAGADLIFHSGKIYTVDRQRRWAEAVAVKGGKIVAVGSDRSIQRLRGSRTHVVDLAGRMAMPGLVDVHNHHTRGGQLDLFEVSFPASLSFDDILTRVRARAETIAPGEWISGGIWSSELIGRLATPAAKAELDAASLGHAVMLRDDSLHNRWVNSEALRIMGVTKATPDPADGEIVRDGAGGEAVGLLVEKASALAERALLKSLGNTAKRDIASTRRAVEMLNSYGVTAYQDANTTLPMLKALKALDSKGQLNAWCVGSLPAFDTLTGTEVFGEALIARRKQYRTAHLRPDFVKLFMDGVPMTRAAAMLDAYKADASGHAVVCHSLLPVPEVVRWIARAEELGMAVKVHCAGDAAVRDILDAVEIVRDFRGPGPAHHIAHASYVDPADIPRFKQLNVVADLCPAIWFPCAITVANNAVMPEARANRYWPNRDLQESGALLAAGSDWPVVGLPDPWFGLEGMVTRRNPKGTYDGALWPEQALDLATVFEIYTRNPAQAMGLGAITGSIERGKSADLIVLDRNLFECDSFDLADTKVLETWFEGRQVHAR, from the coding sequence GTGAAGATCGACCGGCGCAGCGCGCGCGACGCCGGAGCCGACCTGATCTTTCATTCCGGCAAGATCTACACGGTCGACAGGCAGCGGCGCTGGGCGGAGGCGGTGGCGGTCAAAGGCGGCAAGATCGTTGCGGTCGGCAGCGACCGGTCCATCCAGCGGCTGCGCGGCAGCCGCACCCATGTTGTCGATCTCGCCGGCCGCATGGCGATGCCGGGCCTCGTGGACGTCCACAACCATCACACCCGCGGCGGCCAGCTCGACCTCTTCGAGGTGTCGTTTCCCGCCAGCCTGTCGTTCGACGACATTCTCACGCGGGTCCGGGCGCGGGCCGAAACCATCGCACCGGGCGAATGGATTTCCGGCGGCATCTGGAGCAGCGAACTGATCGGCCGCCTCGCCACACCAGCCGCGAAGGCCGAACTGGACGCCGCCAGCCTTGGCCACGCCGTGATGCTCAGGGACGACAGCCTGCACAACCGCTGGGTCAACAGCGAGGCCCTCAGGATCATGGGCGTCACCAAGGCGACACCCGATCCGGCCGACGGCGAGATTGTGCGCGACGGCGCCGGCGGCGAAGCGGTCGGCCTGCTGGTCGAGAAGGCGTCCGCGCTCGCCGAACGCGCGCTGCTCAAATCCCTCGGCAATACGGCCAAGCGCGACATCGCCTCGACCCGCCGCGCGGTGGAGATGCTGAACTCCTACGGCGTCACCGCCTATCAGGACGCCAATACGACGCTGCCGATGCTCAAGGCGTTGAAGGCACTCGACAGCAAGGGCCAGCTCAACGCCTGGTGCGTCGGCTCGCTGCCGGCGTTCGACACGCTGACGGGAACCGAAGTCTTTGGCGAAGCGCTGATCGCGCGCCGCAAGCAGTACCGCACCGCCCATCTGCGGCCGGATTTCGTCAAGCTGTTCATGGACGGCGTGCCGATGACACGAGCGGCGGCGATGCTCGATGCCTACAAGGCGGATGCGTCGGGACATGCCGTGGTCTGCCATTCGCTGCTCCCGGTGCCGGAAGTCGTGCGCTGGATTGCGCGGGCCGAGGAACTGGGAATGGCGGTCAAGGTGCATTGCGCGGGCGATGCCGCCGTCCGCGACATCCTCGACGCGGTCGAGATCGTGCGCGACTTTCGCGGGCCCGGGCCGGCGCACCACATCGCCCATGCCAGCTATGTCGATCCGGCGGATATCCCTCGGTTCAAGCAGCTCAATGTCGTGGCCGACCTCTGTCCCGCGATCTGGTTTCCCTGCGCGATCACGGTCGCCAACAACGCCGTGATGCCCGAAGCGCGCGCCAACCGCTATTGGCCGAACCGCGATCTGCAGGAGTCCGGGGCGTTGCTGGCGGCGGGCTCGGACTGGCCCGTGGTCGGCCTGCCCGATCCCTGGTTCGGCCTCGAGGGCATGGTGACCCGCCGCAATCCCAAGGGGACCTATGACGGCGCGCTGTGGCCCGAACAGGCGCTGGATCTGGCGACCGTGTTCGAGATCTACACCCGCAATCCGGCGCAGGCGATGGGGCTCGGCGCGATCACGGGATCGATCGAGCGCGGCAAGTCGGCCGACCTGATCGTGCTGGATCGCAATCTGTTCGAATGCGATTCCTTCGATCTCGCCGACACCAAGGTGCTGGAGACCTGGTTCGAAGGCCGCCAGGTGCACGCGCGCTGA
- a CDS encoding winged helix-turn-helix transcriptional regulator: MTYQRKKPPLDPCPVETVVAMISGKWKVRVLYLLSRQDLAFSEIKAATGAVSQQVLSSLLRELETDALIARAGAAALRVSRYRLTPKGHALVRLLAPVAAWGTDLLSEQGLTWQPPPTVQGAEKGGGRFV; encoded by the coding sequence ATGACCTATCAGCGCAAGAAGCCTCCGCTCGATCCATGTCCGGTCGAAACCGTGGTCGCGATGATCTCCGGCAAATGGAAGGTGCGCGTGCTCTATCTGCTGTCGCGGCAGGACCTTGCCTTCAGCGAGATCAAGGCTGCGACCGGCGCCGTCAGCCAACAGGTGCTGTCGAGCCTGTTACGCGAACTGGAGACGGATGCACTCATCGCGCGCGCTGGCGCGGCAGCGTTGCGCGTTTCGCGCTACCGGCTGACGCCGAAGGGGCACGCGCTGGTTCGTCTGCTGGCGCCTGTCGCGGCGTGGGGCACCGATTTGCTGTCCGAGCAGGGCCTGACCTGGCAACCGCCGCCGACGGTGCAGGGGGCAGAGAAGGGCGGGGGCCGGTTTGTGTAA
- the thiL gene encoding thiamine-phosphate kinase, giving the protein MASGKPASGEDSLIARYFRPIATDPGAFQLDDDAAALRANGDDIVVTTDAIVEGVHFLPDDPPDTIARKALRVNLSDLAAKGATPAGFVLTLALRSADEGWLQPFATALGEDAVQFGCPLLGGDTVSTPGPAMISVTAFGRVPAGKMVRRSGARPGERVMVTGTIGDAALGLAVLKGGKVHAAASDAAARAMLVGRYRVPQPRVRLAEIVRAHASAAMDVSDGLAGDLAKLCGVSGVSAVIDLASIPLSDAARDLVSRGVAGVEALIAGGDDYEILCTIPEDRVEAFAVAAESVGIAVSSIGTVVGGTSAPKFIDQQGREVALERLSYSHF; this is encoded by the coding sequence GTGGCTAGCGGCAAGCCCGCGTCCGGCGAGGATTCGCTGATCGCGCGCTATTTCAGGCCGATCGCGACCGACCCGGGCGCATTTCAGTTGGACGACGATGCCGCGGCGTTGAGGGCCAACGGCGACGACATCGTGGTGACGACCGATGCCATCGTCGAGGGCGTGCATTTTCTGCCCGACGATCCGCCCGACACCATCGCGCGCAAGGCGCTGCGGGTGAACCTCAGCGATCTCGCGGCCAAGGGCGCAACGCCGGCCGGTTTCGTGCTGACGCTGGCGCTGCGCAGCGCCGACGAAGGCTGGCTGCAGCCATTTGCCACCGCGCTCGGCGAGGACGCTGTGCAGTTCGGCTGTCCGCTGCTCGGCGGCGACACGGTTTCGACGCCGGGGCCGGCGATGATTTCGGTGACGGCCTTCGGTCGCGTGCCGGCGGGCAAAATGGTTCGCCGCAGCGGGGCCAGGCCCGGCGAGCGTGTGATGGTGACGGGCACCATCGGCGATGCCGCGCTGGGGCTTGCCGTACTGAAGGGCGGCAAGGTTCACGCTGCCGCGAGTGACGCAGCCGCGCGCGCGATGCTGGTCGGGCGCTACCGCGTGCCGCAGCCGCGCGTGAGGCTCGCCGAAATCGTCCGCGCGCATGCCAGTGCCGCGATGGACGTGTCCGACGGGTTGGCGGGTGATCTCGCCAAGCTCTGTGGCGTGTCCGGTGTTTCCGCCGTGATCGATCTGGCGTCGATTCCGCTGTCCGATGCCGCGCGGGATCTGGTATCGCGCGGCGTTGCCGGGGTGGAAGCGCTGATCGCCGGTGGCGACGATTACGAGATTCTGTGCACGATCCCGGAGGATCGCGTTGAGGCGTTTGCTGTCGCCGCGGAAAGCGTCGGCATCGCGGTGAGTTCGATCGGAACGGTGGTCGGGGGAACCTCGGCGCCGAAATTCATCGACCAGCAGGGCAGGGAAGTCGCGCTGGAACGGCTGTCCTACAGTCATTTCTGA
- the glyA gene encoding serine hydroxymethyltransferase, which translates to MTSSSSSAKTASAPDSFFQATLAEADPEIAAAIKGELGRQRHEIELIASENIVSRAVLEAQGSVMTNKYAEGYPGARYYGGCEWVDVAETLAIERAKKLFGAGFANVQPNSGSQMNQAVFLALLQPGDTFMGLDLAAGGHLTHGSPVNMSGKWFKAAHYTVRREDQIIDMDEVAKLAEQVRPKLIIAGGSAYSRAWDFKRFREIADSVGAYLLVDMAHFAGLVAGGVHASPVPHAHVTTTTTHKSLRGPRGGLILTNDEALAKKLNSAIFPGLQGGPLMHVIAAKAVAFGEALRPDFKIYAKNVVENAKALAETLRGHGLDIVSGGTDNHLMLVDLRPKGLKGNVSEKALVRAAITCNKNGIPYDPEKPFVTSGLRLGTPAATTRGFGVAEFKQVGGMIAEVLTALAQSPDGKAPLVEAAIKERVKALTDKFPIYQ; encoded by the coding sequence ATGACCTCCTCATCCTCCAGCGCAAAAACCGCTTCCGCGCCCGACTCGTTCTTCCAGGCCACGCTGGCCGAGGCTGACCCGGAAATCGCCGCCGCCATCAAGGGCGAACTCGGCCGCCAGCGCCACGAGATCGAGCTGATCGCCTCCGAGAACATCGTCAGCCGCGCGGTCCTGGAAGCCCAGGGCTCGGTGATGACGAACAAGTACGCGGAAGGGTATCCGGGCGCGCGCTATTACGGCGGCTGTGAGTGGGTCGACGTCGCCGAGACGCTGGCGATCGAGCGCGCCAAAAAACTGTTCGGCGCCGGCTTTGCCAACGTCCAGCCCAATTCGGGCAGCCAGATGAACCAGGCGGTGTTCCTGGCGCTGCTGCAGCCCGGCGACACCTTTATGGGCCTCGATCTCGCCGCCGGCGGCCATCTCACCCACGGTTCGCCCGTCAACATGTCCGGCAAGTGGTTCAAGGCCGCGCACTACACGGTGCGCCGCGAGGACCAGATCATCGACATGGACGAGGTCGCCAAGCTGGCCGAGCAGGTGCGGCCGAAACTGATCATCGCCGGCGGTTCGGCCTATTCGCGTGCCTGGGACTTCAAGCGCTTTCGCGAGATCGCCGATAGCGTCGGCGCCTATCTGCTGGTCGACATGGCGCATTTCGCCGGCCTCGTCGCCGGCGGCGTCCACGCTTCGCCGGTGCCGCATGCGCATGTCACCACCACCACCACGCACAAGTCGCTGCGTGGTCCGCGCGGCGGCCTGATCCTGACCAATGACGAGGCGCTCGCCAAGAAGCTGAACTCGGCGATCTTCCCCGGCCTGCAGGGCGGCCCGCTGATGCATGTGATCGCCGCGAAGGCGGTCGCGTTCGGCGAGGCGCTGCGTCCGGACTTCAAGATCTACGCCAAGAACGTGGTCGAGAACGCCAAGGCGCTGGCGGAGACGCTGCGGGGCCACGGCCTCGATATCGTGTCCGGCGGCACCGACAATCATCTGATGCTGGTTGACCTCAGGCCGAAGGGCCTCAAGGGCAACGTCTCGGAAAAGGCGCTGGTGCGCGCCGCGATCACCTGCAACAAGAACGGCATTCCCTACGATCCGGAAAAGCCGTTCGTCACCTCGGGGCTTCGTCTCGGCACCCCGGCCGCGACCACGCGCGGTTTCGGCGTCGCCGAATTCAAGCAGGTCGGCGGCATGATCGCCGAAGTGCTCACTGCGCTGGCGCAATCGCCGGATGGCAAGGCGCCGCTGGTCGAAGCCGCCATCAAGGAACGGGTCAAGGCGCTCACCGACAAGTTTCCGATCTATCAATAA
- a CDS encoding riboflavin synthase, producing the protein MFTGIVTDIGEIAKLTPTAQGQLHRMRIACVYDQKTIADGASIACNGVCLTVVGSGVDGDKTWFEVDAAAETLGMTTAKYWSKGTKLNLERALKIGDELGGHIVAGHADGIATIVKRDDLPDMARFELRTTRELARFIATKGSITLDGVSLTVNTVEDVVFSVLIIPHTLSVTTLGGWREGSEVNIEVDLMARYAARLSEMK; encoded by the coding sequence ATGTTCACTGGAATTGTCACCGATATCGGCGAGATCGCCAAGCTCACGCCAACCGCGCAGGGGCAGTTGCACCGCATGCGGATCGCCTGCGTCTACGATCAGAAGACGATTGCCGATGGCGCCTCGATCGCCTGCAACGGCGTCTGCCTGACGGTGGTCGGTTCCGGCGTCGATGGGGATAAGACCTGGTTCGAGGTCGATGCCGCCGCCGAGACGCTCGGCATGACCACGGCAAAATATTGGTCCAAGGGTACAAAACTCAATCTCGAGCGGGCGCTGAAGATCGGCGACGAACTCGGCGGCCACATCGTGGCGGGACATGCCGATGGGATCGCCACCATCGTCAAGCGGGACGATCTGCCCGATATGGCGCGGTTCGAACTGCGCACCACCCGCGAACTCGCGCGTTTCATCGCCACCAAAGGCTCGATCACGCTGGATGGGGTGTCGCTCACCGTGAATACGGTCGAGGACGTCGTGTTTTCGGTGCTGATCATCCCGCATACGCTCAGCGTCACCACGCTGGGCGGCTGGCGCGAGGGCAGCGAGGTCAATATCGAGGTCGACCTGATGGCCCGCTACGCGGCGCGGCTGTCGGAAATGAAGTGA
- the nusB gene encoding transcription antitermination factor NusB: MADNKKPAKNPDKKANRRGAARLAAVQALYQMDIGGAGINDIFAEFESHWLGNEVEGDTYLPAEAAFFRDVVSGVVRDQAKLDPLIDDALSRGWPLKRIDAILRAVLRAGSYELEHRKDVPGRVVVSEYVDVAHAFVDPEETGMVNAVLDQIARQFRADEFARG; encoded by the coding sequence ATGGCAGACAACAAAAAGCCGGCCAAGAACCCCGACAAGAAAGCCAACCGCCGTGGCGCGGCGCGGCTCGCTGCCGTGCAGGCGCTGTACCAGATGGATATCGGCGGCGCCGGCATCAACGACATCTTTGCCGAATTCGAAAGCCATTGGCTCGGCAACGAGGTCGAGGGCGACACCTATCTGCCGGCGGAAGCCGCGTTCTTCCGCGACGTCGTATCCGGCGTGGTCCGCGATCAGGCCAAGCTCGATCCCCTGATCGACGACGCCTTGTCGAGGGGCTGGCCCTTGAAGCGGATCGACGCGATTCTGCGCGCGGTGCTGCGGGCAGGCTCTTACGAACTGGAGCACCGCAAGGACGTACCCGGCCGCGTTGTCGTTTCCGAGTATGTCGACGTCGCGCACGCCTTTGTCGATCCCGAAGAGACCGGCATGGTCAACGCGGTGCTCGACCAGATCGCGCGGCAATTCCGCGCCGACGAGTTCGCGCGTGGCTAG
- the ribD gene encoding bifunctional diaminohydroxyphosphoribosylaminopyrimidine deaminase/5-amino-6-(5-phosphoribosylamino)uracil reductase RibD, with amino-acid sequence MIFRILEDQYAQKSKEAKAADQRFMQLALALGRRGQGRTWPNPAVGAVVVKDGVIVGRGWTQPGGRPHAEPEALKRAGEAARGATLYVTLEPCSHFGKSPPCVDAVIASGIARVVSAIEDPNPEVAGQGHAKLRAAGIVVDVGLGAAEAARDHAGHFRRIRNKRPHVILKLAVSADDKIAAAGHKPVAITGEVARTRVHLLRAQCDAILVGIGTVRADDPLLNCRLPGMEARSPVRVVLDRALRIPGTSKLVHSARQTPLWVMALDLAEAPAAAKLGAAGAQVIHVAATANPPELDLAAVLHALSEKGISRLLVEGGARVASSFVAADLVDEIWLLRGPGSIGADGIPALDALPLSAITGSPAFKTRASEMLQNDTLTIYERP; translated from the coding sequence ATGATCTTCCGCATTCTGGAAGACCAGTACGCCCAGAAATCCAAGGAAGCGAAAGCCGCCGACCAGCGCTTCATGCAGCTGGCGCTGGCGCTCGGCCGCCGCGGGCAGGGCCGCACCTGGCCCAATCCTGCCGTCGGCGCCGTCGTGGTGAAGGACGGCGTCATCGTCGGCCGCGGCTGGACCCAACCCGGCGGACGGCCGCATGCCGAACCCGAGGCCTTGAAGCGCGCCGGTGAAGCTGCGCGCGGCGCCACGCTCTACGTGACGCTGGAGCCCTGTTCGCATTTCGGCAAATCGCCGCCCTGCGTCGATGCCGTGATCGCGTCAGGCATTGCGCGGGTGGTGTCGGCGATCGAGGATCCCAACCCGGAAGTGGCGGGGCAAGGCCATGCCAAATTGCGCGCCGCCGGCATCGTGGTCGATGTCGGGCTTGGCGCTGCCGAAGCCGCGCGCGACCATGCCGGGCACTTCCGGCGCATCCGCAACAAACGTCCGCATGTGATCCTGAAGCTCGCGGTCTCCGCCGACGATAAAATCGCCGCCGCCGGCCACAAGCCGGTAGCGATCACCGGCGAGGTAGCCAGGACCCGCGTGCACCTGCTGCGCGCGCAATGCGATGCCATCCTGGTCGGCATCGGTACCGTGCGGGCCGACGATCCCTTGCTGAACTGCCGGCTGCCGGGCATGGAAGCGCGCTCGCCGGTGCGGGTGGTGCTGGACCGCGCCTTGCGCATACCCGGCACCAGCAAGCTCGTTCATTCCGCGCGCCAGACGCCGCTGTGGGTGATGGCGTTAGACCTTGCCGAAGCTCCGGCCGCCGCCAAACTCGGCGCGGCGGGCGCGCAGGTGATCCACGTCGCCGCCACGGCCAACCCGCCGGAACTCGATCTGGCGGCCGTGTTGCATGCGTTGTCGGAGAAGGGCATTTCGCGGCTGCTGGTTGAAGGCGGCGCGCGGGTAGCGTCGTCCTTCGTTGCCGCTGACCTCGTTGACGAAATCTGGCTGCTGCGCGGACCGGGGAGCATCGGCGCCGACGGCATTCCCGCGCTGGACGCATTGCCCCTGTCGGCCATTACCGGGTCGCCCGCGTTCAAGACACGTGCTAGCGAAATGCTGCAAAACGACACTCTGACCATCTACGAGAGACCATGA